In Pleuronectes platessa chromosome 8, fPlePla1.1, whole genome shotgun sequence, the genomic stretch GCCACTAATGGTTACATACTGACTTACAACTATTGCTGACCTGACTTAGCAGGAAATATGATACTAATAAAAAGTATGATAGTCTGTTCATTACCTTTGAGGTTTATCTGTTGGATGGGCTCTCCGATGCTCTCCTCTTTGCTCTTGAAATACGAGATGGATGTATCCTGGAACTTGAACCAGTATTGTTTGTATCCCTTCAGTGTCAGCCTCTTTGGTCTGAAACACAGTCACATGGATAGGTTTCACCAAATGAACTGTTACCGGTCCATGTATAATAGAAATGATAAAGGAATTTGTTTTGGACATTGGCTCAAAAGTCAAATATTAGTTCAATAGcagatgtttatttatgtttatatcaTTATAAAGATGATTTAATGTGGACCTGAGAGGTTGGAACATGAATCTCACCTGAATATCTTCAGATAGTCATTGAGTTCTGGTGCAGTCATGTTTTCCTGGAGGAATAGATAAATGATTCACATTTCACTCTCGTGTTTCCATGAAGAACAACGTAAACATTATTATTCTTTGAAATCTCTCTTTAAACTCATacttcaaacaaaaataaacaagaacGTGAGTCAAATATGTCTGACCAGCAGATCGGAGGCGGAGCTGCTCTCTCCTTCCATCTTGACTTCTAGACACTGCAGGGCTGATTCCAGGTCATCCATGGCTGCACTGGAGCTCAACATCTGGGGCTCCGACTGAGACACCTTACTGATGTGGTACTACACGAGTTTCAATGTAAGACAGGAGAGTGATAATCATGTACGAGATGTTTAAATGTGTTGGAGCTTCCTATTTTCATGTAGATCCAAAAATCAGTTTATAAATGGTGACATTTTGTAACTTGTCTTAAAGAGGGGAAGAACCTTTGCAACTAGGTGTATCTTTAACATAAATCTGTTATTAAAGTTATAAGAATTGGGTGTAGAAGAAGTTATGACTAGTGTCCAGATGAACTTTTCAATTCCTGTAAAATGGGACACTTCAGAGTTTCATAGGGGAATCGGTCACTTCCCATAGAGCATTTTCAATATAATGGTTCCATTTCTGGTGAGGCACCCATGTCTCCCTCAGCAGCAGAGTTTTCTACCTGCAGAGCTCCAAACAGCATCATCTCCTCCTCGGTGCAGTCGAtgtcctccagcaggatgttccAGCGAGCCTGCTCATAAAGTTGGGTCAGACGCACAACATCGTACTGCAGGGACACACGAGAGGAATGAGAGGGTGAAGGTGAAAAAATGGTTATACTGTCACtgtactgtaaacaaaaacatgctgttttaacacacacacacacacacacacacacacacacacacacacacacaccttgggtTCTATGTCATAGAAGGCGAAGTATTTGAAGCGAAGCCAGAGTCGATCATTTTCTCTGATGCCCTGCTGCATAAGACAATGGGATGAGTCCAACCACCTGAGAAAAAGTTTATATGTGAAATATATCAATAtacgtatatattttttatatttttgtgattGCCAAGTACAGGAGAAGTACCACAATTCCTGAGATCtactgtgtatctgtctgtgtattGTTGAGACCTGTCAAAAGGAGAATTTCCTTCATAAATattcatttgtatattttttcatttgatttttcaCTTTAAACTTGAGAAAGACGGTTGGAAGAAAAGAGTGAAAAAAAGAATAGGCAGATAGCAGTAGTAGTAATACCTTTATCAACCAAGACTGGTACAACTGAAAAGTTCTATGTCCTTGTTAACAACATGTTTACTTTTCTCAAAGTACAAGTCAAAATTTGAGATGTGAAAGAGGCTTGAGTCAGTGAATTAGTATGACACATCTACAATGTAGACACTTCTCTTCAGTTAAAAGTCAGAACCATGATTCCTTAGATTCAGACTCTTTTAGAGAGACAGGAGGCCTGAAGCAAAACTTTGTATATAACCTGTTATATATAGTATTAAACTGTGGGGCTGTAGAGCTTTAACCTAGTTTGTTCTTGTCTTAAAAGCCACAGCTCCTCACTTTGTTAATTAAGTTTAGGTTGGTTTTTAGCACACGTGTATGTGTATGAACATACCTGCCATTGATATGGGCCTTGTCTACCACGCTGGCTGCGCGGTACTGCTTGGCTATGACTTCTGGGGCGGGGGGAGGCTGAGTAACCGACAGCATCTTGTAGATTGCCTCCATCTGAGGTGAGTCAGCAAAGTGAGCTGGCATGCCATTGTACAGACAAGGCCGGGACACTGTAAATGAGGAGTGAGTTGGAAGGTTAcagtaatataaaaatatataaataaaatctgacCTCCCCGATTAATGTCTCAGTTTTTACTGTAAAACGCACAATAgctgatttagaaaaaagaaagagaagaaagttgCTActatggtttatttatttgtatggcACCTTTCAGACAAGCACCACGAAGTATACTTAAAAAGCTGTATTAATCATACAATCttttttcaattaaattgtCTGTTTGTATAAAAGCTCCTGAGGATAAACTATCTCAGCCTTGATTGTCCCTCAGTTTCTTCTCAGAGGCAAAACAGACTCAAATCAGGATCTTTCagtgattattgttattaccTTAGCCTCCACTCAGATATTGAAAAAGGTTAAAAGGTTATTTTAATCAGTTTCTTTATGATGGCACGGATACAAAGGGATACCATTAAGGACAAATAAAAAGGTGAAAATGGCAGTAGTAAATCAATCAATGACAACATTTGACATATTCTACTTCTACCacataaacattttagaaatgtcAAACTTTTACATAAATTCTCTCAGAGACACCACTTCTCGGATGTGTTCATGACGGGTGCGCGGAGTATGAAGTGTGAGCTGTGTACCTGAGGAGAGAGGCACCTCGGTCAGGTCGTAGATCTCCTCCGCTGagtctttgtctttcttcttctttttctcctctacaGGCCGAAGCAGGGAGAACTCCTCAGGGTGACGGATGTCTGTAGAGGTAACACAGAGGAAATagacatttgatttatttagcaGAGTTTGTCTCAGCTGTAATACAATGGTAGTGTGTCTGATTCCAGGTCAGAAGAAtgcgtgtgtgagggtgtgttaAACAAAGTGGGGAACACGTTTTTCAACTTCTTCTTCTAAACAACTGTAAACACAGTACAAATCTGTGCTAATACATAAAAACCTATGATACAAAGCGTATTGAAACCTGCAGAGTATACAACTCAAACTCTCCGAATTGGCCTGTGCTGCTCAGCTTATTCTTTACAATTATACAATTATACCAATTTATACAACTGATCTCATAGATCAGCTTTGTTCTCATCCTCAGTGAGTTGAattgtgtatatatactgtatctgCCGATCCAAAGGCTTTTCAATACGATACGCTCTACCACCGTTTAtggtattatatgttgacaaaCCTGTTTGCACCACGTGACTCTGTGGCGCAACggtagcgcgtctgactccagatcagaaggttgcgtgttcaaatcacgtcaGGGTCAGGAtggataatttttttaaactattgtTAAGTGCCACAAGCCTTTTGAAACTGTAACAAAAAGTGACGGTAAAATGTTCTATTCTTTTCTTATCGTGATCATTCAGTAAATCAACAATTAGATTCAAGAATCACATCAAAAGATGTTCCAACCCTAACCCACGGACAGTAATGACAAAATCCCTGGAATGAAACCACTGGGAATAATAGGCTGATTGAGTCTTTATGTACTGAGTTATAATCCGTTCACAAGAGAGTTTACAGAGAGTTATTTCTGTGTCTGCGTCTAACAACCTGCTTCATGGTAAATTTGATAGAAATCAGAGCTTTCTTAAACTGTACCTCAGCTCCCTCTAAGCTGCTTTTCTACTGACAGATTTCATTATTTCCCCTAAGTCTGCTGCTTTTCAAAAACCTTTCCAGTCAGTTGCCACCTCCAGGGGATTTTCTGGTGAGGAATCGAGATCAAGAAGTGCCACAATTAGACCTAATGAAAGCACAGCAGATGGTGGAGGACTTGTTTTCAGtcaatggtatgtgtgtgtgtgtgtgtgtgtgtgtgttgttacatTCAAAATAGATTGCAACATATTAATGAGACACTTTTACATATTCTGAATAATTAGGTCGTGAACTGCTACTGAGTAGAAGTAGAAAGAAACAGAACTGAGGGAATAGTTAATTACTCTATTACATTAGAGGTACTAAGGAAAgagtgaaacaaacaaacaaacaaagaacgaATGGACTCACTGAGCATCCTGCAGATGCCCATCACGGTCTGGAAGACGGGGTTGGAGAAGCAGGCGTGGAGCCTCAGGGTGATGCCGTTGGGCAGACCCAGCTTCAGGGGCTTGTGTCGGGGCATGAAAAGCAGCCGAGCATCAGCATGGATTTCGTATTTCTCCAGAGTCCAGGACGTCCTCAGCAGCCACCGCTGCTTCTGCTCCCACCACAGGGCATGGTCCGACCAATCCCGCTTGAtctctgcagaggacacacagaacAAGCAAATGTCACTGAAGGCTGAGGATGAGTTAACATTCGTTTGTTTCAAGCACTCACAACAGTAAAGTGACAACAAGAGGAAAACTATTAATTTATATCGTATACGTTTTATGTAGCCTTGTGCTACCGTTCATTTCATTAGGAACAATCCATTTTATGTGACTGCATGTGATGCAGTGGACAGTAGACACAACTATTAAATTACTTATATTAATTATGGTTCTGTTCTGTTCAATTATAGAGGCTTCAAGAGACACAGGTGTTTACCTTctgttttatgtaaaaatgtctgctgtgaaaaacgTTTATCGAAACTACATATTTAAACAGTTGTGGCAGTAAATGAGAATGAGTCAtggatatttgtatttgtagttTGATAAGGACCTCAATGTTCAGTGACTCTGTGGCGCAACggtagcgcgtctgactccagatcagaaggttgcgtgttcaaatcacgtcaGGGTCAGTTACTCTGACCAATTTCAGAATTTTCTTTGGACTGTGTGTGGATCATTATGTGGTGAGTTTGTGGCTTTAATGCACCAAGCACAATAAATGTAGTGATAACTTTATTAATGGTAATAAATCAGTTGATGATTAGAATAAAATGGTCACTAAGCTCCTTGCTCGTCTTTTCTTTTGTCCTAATTCTCTCACAGGAAATCCCAAAAGCATAGCATAGCAGCCACCTGACTTAAATTCCCCCAATGACGTATAAGAGATTGCAAATGACGGCTATGTACAAAgagataaatataatattatttgagagattgagagacagactgagacaaaagCGTCAGACAGACAGTGACCTACGTGTCTTTTCCACCAGCTTGAGAATGACCCCTCCGACGTGGAGTTCAGAGGTCACGCTGAGGTTGACAGGTGGGGAATCGGGCCCCAGGTCCTCAACTGTGACTGCCAGGTCCCACGCTGCCatactgggagagagagagagagagagaggaatgaagGAGTAAGGTGTGATGGAGTGGAGTAGACAGAtaccaggagaggagaggaaagcagcagagacaaacaTGGAGAGAAAGAAGCTCTAGATTTCTTCAAACTGAAAACAAGTTGTTAAAAAGGGTGgtcagagagggatttttaaatgtttgataaatGTGATTCATCCAGTGTGTACAAAAGATGAACAAGACAGATCTTATTGAatgatatcaaaataaaacatccatTTCACTGCCAACATCAACTCTTCAAGTGAGGTATTAAAATTGATCAGATGTTTCTTCatggacatttttataatttaatcaTTATTTTCCTGTCAGTAGTGAGAGGTTATGCACTTAATCTCCGAACTAATTGTTAACATGTTTAAAAGTATGAAAAAAGATCATAGCATTGTGTGTCAAAAATGTGAAAGACATTTTCCAAGAGGGTAAAACTGCTGTGAAAAGGTAAATTACACATCCTGTTAAAAGAGCACGAGGGAACTAAATATTAAACTTATTATACGAGACAAAGAAAACTTGCATATTATATTACACAGTTCAAAGTCACATGATACGGAGTaacacgaacacacacgcatacacaaacTGGATGACCTTATACTGACATGTCCAGTTTAAAGAGCACTTCCTTTTTCTGCTTCAAACTATCGCCATGGACGCACACTTCCGCTTTCTGACGCTCCCACAGTGTGATGTTCATCTCGAGCTCAAACGGTTACTGCGTGTGTTTGAGAGGGAGTCCGATTCCAAGAAATTACAGTTGATATGTGTTAGTTCCtcagttttttgtattttcaaagaCTGGTATCACAAACGATACCATGGAAATGAAGAGATGTTGGGTCCGCACCACTCCTCACCTCTTTTAGAGGTCTAAACTTACTTTACATTTATCTGAGTGGGTTCCGATGTGTAACCAGTGAACCAGTTTCATTGTATTATATAAAGCGGCGTAACCTTTTTGTGATACAGAAGCCTCACATGTACACACCCCATCCTAACTTTCTCCGTCACtcatgctgtcacacacaccatcacacagTACAAAAACATTACCTTCAGTTTCCTCTGTTCAAGGTTTTGAGAGAAGCAAAGTGGAGGGACCCCTGTGCCTCTGCCAGATCGCTGAAGAAGCTCCCCACGTTTTCTGAGAACGTTTTGTGTGATGAGTTGTCGCGTCTCTCGGGTTGGGTTGTGGTCTGTGCAGCTACATCTGGGGTGCCTTTGTCACTTCTGTCAAGAAAGGCTTGTTCCTTTTTTTGTCAGTTTCCGCCAGGCGGAAATGTGAAATAGGCTCAATCTTGACTGACAGGCCGTGTGAGTTACTCATATCAGGAAATGTGCATGTGCATATTCCTACAGAATATGTGGAGGAATTGTTGAATGACAGACAATACACAGTATCACTCTCTTCCATTTGTCAGttagcaagcacacacacaactcatggTAGACCACAGATCCCATTTGGAGTTTTGCAAGATTAGCAATAAGTAGTCTTAGGATATGTGTTATTCACTCTGCCTAGAAAGTTATATTTCATCTATATttgttgtatgtttgtttgttagcagtaTTATGCAAAAATATTTTACCTCCAGTTTGAAATGAAGGGATAATGGGTTTATAGCTAAGCCTTTCAGTTGGCACTGTCCACTGGGAATCTCCTGTACATTGTGTGAGCAGCAAAGTCAGAGAGTAATGTTAACCTGATTAGGGTTGACTGGTTGAGGGAAAAAATCCTTCAATCGAATATTGATTTCCTGAACTACAATCATGGACACAGTCTACTGATATTCAGTTGCACGAGCCGCTAGGGGGCGCTCAAATGAAGGAAAAAAAGCATAAAGTTGCCTTTAGGGACCGTTTTTACGTTGTGCATTTTGGGCTGAAGGAGAGAAACACAGTCAACAGTGTGAATAGAAAACTATACTACTGCATCCTACTGCAATACGATGTGTGAAAGTCATTAGACAGATAGTCCTAAtatgtaattattttaaactgaaaaaaaatacatgcgTATgagtatatttttattttattttaacttttgttaAAGCCCTGATTCCTTTCGAATAAATATTCtgtaaatattcacatttcagaTGTGTATAAAATTTAAGAAACGTTCTGTGATCGGTAAAATAATTATGTATATAATACTTGTTGCCATGATAAACTATTTCCGTAAATTTTTAAGGCGGCCTCGGCGTTGTTTTGTCGGCCTCGGCTCTCGCatgtcatgtgactgtgtgaaataaaaaataaaagtagtaTTGGCCACActgttacatttcattttctctggtTAT encodes the following:
- the fermt3b gene encoding fermitin family homolog 3b, translated to MAAWDLAVTVEDLGPDSPPVNLSVTSELHVGGVILKLVEKTQIKRDWSDHALWWEQKQRWLLRTSWTLEKYEIHADARLLFMPRHKPLKLGLPNGITLRLHACFSNPVFQTVMGICRMLNIRHPEEFSLLRPVEEKKKKKDKDSAEEIYDLTEVPLSSVSRPCLYNGMPAHFADSPQMEAIYKMLSVTQPPPAPEVIAKQYRAASVVDKAHINGRWLDSSHCLMQQGIRENDRLWLRFKYFAFYDIEPKYDVVRLTQLYEQARWNILLEDIDCTEEEMMLFGALQYHISKVSQSEPQMLSSSAAMDDLESALQCLEVKMEGESSSASDLLENMTAPELNDYLKIFRPKRLTLKGYKQYWFKFQDTSISYFKSKEESIGEPIQQINLKGCEVAPDVNVAAQKFQIRLLIPAPEGMNEVYLRCENKQQYAQWMAACRLASKCKSLADSSFQSEIQSIHSFLAMQQTNTGSHGNAPASDESINAHSLVSPRYHKKYKIKQLTPRILDAYQNVAQLSLTDAVTRFLQIWQALPDFGLSYFVVRFKGSRKDEVMGIAPNRLIRIDLGVGDVVKTWRYNNMKQWNVNWDIRQMAIEFEGNINIAFSCVTADCKIVHEFIGGYIFMSTRSREKSDTLNEELFHKLTGGHEAL